The Niallia sp. Man26 genome includes a window with the following:
- a CDS encoding EcsC family protein, giving the protein MKALDWSYDKAINGGVPGMDTAIELADSYLHKSGTLDEKVKNLILWQNTKSATSGFLTGLGGLITLPVAVPVNITSVILVQMRMVAAIAHMGGYDVKDDQVKSFVYACLAGNGAKDILKNAGVQLGKKLAVTGIKKIPFEVIKKINQTVGFRLLTKFGEKGVINLGKMVPFAGGIIGGTVDAVATNTIGNVAFKLFIQDPSINSNDDPEIIDMV; this is encoded by the coding sequence ATGAAGGCTTTAGATTGGTCTTATGATAAAGCAATTAATGGTGGTGTGCCTGGAATGGACACGGCCATAGAATTAGCTGATAGTTACTTACATAAAAGTGGAACCTTAGATGAAAAAGTTAAAAATTTAATATTATGGCAAAACACTAAAAGTGCTACAAGTGGATTTTTAACAGGTTTGGGAGGACTTATTACATTACCTGTTGCTGTACCCGTTAATATAACTAGCGTTATTTTAGTTCAAATGAGAATGGTCGCAGCTATTGCACATATGGGTGGCTATGATGTAAAAGATGACCAGGTTAAATCTTTTGTTTATGCCTGTTTAGCCGGAAATGGAGCTAAAGATATTCTTAAAAATGCTGGTGTTCAGTTAGGAAAAAAACTTGCAGTAACCGGTATTAAAAAAATCCCTTTCGAAGTAATAAAAAAAATCAACCAAACTGTAGGCTTTCGTTTACTAACAAAGTTTGGAGAAAAAGGAGTCATAAATTTAGGTAAGATGGTGCCTTTTGCAGGAGGAATTATTGGCGGTACCGTAGATGCGGTTGCTACAAATACTATAGGGAATGTTGCATTCAAGCTGTTTATTCAAGACC